Within the Dunckerocampus dactyliophorus isolate RoL2022-P2 chromosome 10, RoL_Ddac_1.1, whole genome shotgun sequence genome, the region CCGCCTAGGTCGCCTCTCCGCCGGCCTGTTTTTGTTCCGAAAGTCGCTAGCCGAGGAGGGCTAATGTGTAGCCgaggctagctagctaactttCCAATCAGGCTATGCCAGCGCTAAACTCATTGAAGTTTGGAAACTTacgaattgaaaaaaatataatcacCACACGTGACCTCCCCTGTTGTCGAAAGTGACggaaaagtgaaaaagtgttcaaAGGACAGAAGATAACATCCAGCTTTCTTCCTCCATGGTCGTCCAGATTCTTTTCCCTCAAACGAGCTCACTTTTCGAGGAGAGCGCGCAGGCAGGGAGCAGCGGGGGCGCGCACTGGCTCAGCGTCCTGAAAACCATAGACATAGacagacgccgcatcgagtgggtttgtcctCCGCTGCGATACGCCAATGTCGCCGCCATATGGATGTGTCaagcactaatatacttgggaaacagataggtaccaaaaacaatgtatttgatcttctcagatggctaagataagaacttccCACACAAGAGAAATTGGCAatacatcagctatagagcacagAGTAGTACACTACTTTGTACTTTATGCACTActtgtgctctatagctgatgtaatgcGAATTActcctgtgtttgtgtgtgtgtgtatatatatatatatatatatatatatatatatatatatatatatatatactcatTAAagcgtatatacagtatatatatatatatatatatatatatatatatatatactgtatatacgctTTAATGAGTAGTTTTAATGCTTTAATGAAATATACTTTTAATTTACTCATCAATGAGTACAGTTGCTTTGTTGGCTGCTCCACCCACATCTGAGTAGATAactaatgtattacatattttatacattatatGCAATAATACATTTGTGTATATCTCGTGCCTTTATTTGTGATTATTGATGCCTTgagttatttttagttaaaacgGGTATCgtataaaatacatgaatttgctgattactttgataactttcatgttacTTTATACTCTTACTTTATTGCATCAAAACaactatatatacacatatttgATGTAATGCGAAGTACTtctgtgtgggatcaataaagttatcttagccatctgagaagatcaaatacattgtttttggtgcccaaCTGtctcccaagtatattagtgcgtgtttGAATAagtaaacgagaggcattaacttaaatttctttgaggaaaggcgctttatgaaagtaagttcatttacttgtattcatttacaacgctgccttgacacatccaacatggcggcgacgttgagcTCAgcactcgatgcggcgtctaagTTTATGGCTGAACAAGTCACTTGTGAAGTCTCCTACTGGCGCAATAGAGAGCCCCCTTGTGGCAACGTCAGGTATGACAGGTTTGCAGCCAAACTTCCTCACCAGCTGTTTTTTCCTGCTCTTCGCCAACTTAGTCATTACATAAGACCAAAGATCAGGAATGAAGGTGAAATTCGCAGTGAGCAGTAATGGTAGAACTGAGTATCCAATCACTGATTGTATTGTAGAGAAGGGCTTAACAACTCAAGTTTATTGTCTAACAATGGTGGTCTCTTCctcaccaagcttcttgctgatggtcttgtagtccattccagtctggtcttgcccatggtggtggtggtgtaaaGGTTGATGAAAGCAGTGTGAGGCAAGGCAAGCGGAGATTGAACAAAGTGATTTATTGAAAGAGGTGTGACACCATGTGACATTCATCATAAGCAGCATTGATTGCATTGATCTACTGGTTTGCATCCAAGGAAAGAAGAAATCCTTGTCATGATGTCAAGGTGATGAAACGCGAGCCCTGAATGATTTCATAGCAACTACATGCACACAAAGAGCAAAATCAACCTGAAACAGCAAAATcgtaacaggttttctaagccaCAAAGGAGACATCATTGAACATTGCTCAGAGATGGAAGAAGATGACAGCACATTCCCAACAAAAGCACATGAATCCAAGTTGAAGATCATCTTCACACAACGTCCCAAGAACATTTGGAGGTGCAACCGGCTAACTCACAGTGTGTCGGCTGCTGTGTCTCACTCGGCCTTCAGCTGTCATCCTCTCTGAGAGCTCGGTACCCCCGTCGCCAGCTGTCGGACAACCAGCTGGATGGTAATGGGCTGAAATGAAAGCGAACCGAGGTGAAATTGACTTTTTCCTCCTGTCACCTTGTGTTtctgtgtgagagtgtgtgctCTGTCTCTGTGGATCTTTGAGTGTTTGGCTGGAAGTCAATTAAAACATGGCTGCACCTCCGCAGCCTGGATGAAAGCATCAACTCACAGCCTCAGCTGAATGcactgagaagaagaagaagacagagAACATTGGTGTCCCTCACCTTGCCTGTTTCTGAAACGCTTGacaatgacgatgatgatggccACCAGGAGGACCGCAACGGCCAGGACTGTGGCAGTGACAGCGACGCTCAAGTTGTCTGTTGAGAGCAAAAAGCATAACTGGAGTGACAAAGCATGAAGAGGAAACCATGACTACTTTGCACGCAAACGTCAACCATTACCATGGTGACATGGATCCATAATGGTGATAGTTGGGAAACATTTACAATGTGGAATTCAACTAAATGCGCCTTTCTCACCTTTGCGGCTTGCGTTGCTCAGGATGCTTCTTCTCTCCAGCTTGGTGACTATGTCCTCTTCCGCGCCAGACAGCTGAAACACACATTCGTACTTGCCTTCCACATCGGGCGTCACCTCCACTTTCAGGTTCGACGACATCTGGAAGGTTCCATCGTGGTTTGGGAGAATCTCTCCGTGCTCCACGTCCACGTGGAGCTCTTCGCCGTCTTTCCTCCAAAACAGGTCGGCTCTGTCGGGGTAGAAACCTGTCGCCAAGCAGCTAACCGGAGAGGACGACGTCTTCTGGAGGAGGTACACCTTTGGAAGCTctgcacaggaagtgatgccaCGTTTGGACAGAGGACAACGTGGAGAGAAGGTGTGAATGAAGGTAAAAGATGGCACGAAAAGGAgagaatgaggaaaaaaaaaaaaaaaaaagagtagaaAGAGATGTAATGCTAGTAGTGTTCCTATGGGGGCGTGCTAACATGGTTACAAAGGTAAAAGTACAAGGTGTGCTTCTACCTGTTCTCATTAGGACGTCCCTCCCGTGGTTCACATACTTCTTCAAGTAAAAAGGACAATGCTCAGTGTAGTAATACTTTTGGGAGTCTAGTTGAAGTTTGTTATGGTCCCATTTGAGTTTGGTGggaaaagcttgttgttttgctgcGGTATATGTCCATGTCTTCATATCCAACGATATGAAGTCTTCGCCATCATAACCTCGCTGATCCCAACCATTAACCTCATCCGTCTCATCATCCCACtcacatccacccatccactgGTAAATGTGAACACCTGCGAGAATGACACAAAGTCTTGTAAAGCAGATTGAAACCTCATCACCATCACACACGCTCATGTATTTTTCATAGGTCATTATGGCGTGGACAGAGAAAAGGTATCAGTGcagtaatgtgtgtgtttactacagtataaaaagagcacagtgttccctcgctctgtcgcgcttcacagatttttttttgtgcatctttttcttttaattacaTCATGAACGCTGTAAcaagccgagcctggccctttatgatgaattgcattgtgggaagttgagtgtctccctcttccctctctcgtctatctgcaccgcccattgttttctgagtcctgattggctgtagaccactgtcactcaatctcctttgtgccgtcctgccatgtctcctgtgtcatcgtcGCTAGCTTGTGAATGGATCTTCGGTTCGGAGGAGGAGGACTGAAACAGGAGGAGTActgtagcaatatgttttaacaaggatacaaaaacgctactcTACAGCGGAACagcgccaggacaaaaaggcatgGTCACAGGAGTGCAACGTGAGTGGCTGTGGCTGAGCTGTGGGTTGatcgttaaaattcaaacaaaggttcaaacttttttgagtgtgtaaacaagagagaaatgtgagaaaatgttattgcctgccTGAGAAAAGTGTCTAAAGTGTactgtatggtgaggggttttacagcctcaaAACATATATCATCGTTGTAAAAAAATGACGTTGGCTACTTTGCGAACTATtctgggaacctatcccccgctataaatgagggaacactgtccatcaaatatattttaatagtagaaagttcaacataaacaaaccTCCAGTTTGGTTGAAAAGCTCCTTAAGAAtttcaatgttgtttttgtagaCCTGCTCACTAACAACACTgatctctgtctctgtctgccAGTAATGTGGATCCTCTGCTGTGATTTTGTTCATCCAGTCCTGTCTGGCTTCTACTTTCTTGCTGTTGCTGTCATAGTGAACAATCTGAACTTCATCAACATAACCAACACTCACATACTCTGGGAAGTTTGGAACTTGAGAGGACGCAGCTTGGAAATACTTCAGCGAGTGAATCACTGAAAGAAGAGGAGAAGATGACATTTTATGATATGGTTTCAcgtttaacattcttaactgtgaATATATTTGCGGTCATTCAGTCTTCAGTCGAGCTAGATATCACAGTCAAGACTCACGTGGTCTTCTAGTTCCAAAATACAACACATTTCATGGAAAAACGTGTATAAATTTGTAAAGAAAGTGGACTTACCAGACGCCACGCTGTGCATTTTCACGGCCAGAAGAAAGAATAGAAGCAAGTTCATGATGTCGgtgcaaaataaaaagaatgttTGCCACTTTTAATCCCGCAGGGAAAGACACAAGTGAGGAACACTCGCTTGACTAGCAAACATGACAAACATACTAAGGGAATGTCGAGAAGCCTGCTAAGGCGGTCTTCTGCTGCCTTTATGTACTGTTGTAAATATGGCCACATACTGGTTCGTAGACGTGACAACACTATATTTAATAGTAACACATCAAAACATGTGTTTAACCATGATCACACCATTATATACTCTGCTACAGTATCATTATTTCATCACATCTAATGAAGCACAGCAGTCAAACACACTTTGGATAATGCAACACCACCTGTACATTCTAACGCCTTTGAATGCACCTTTAAAGTTACGGTTTGCCAAACAGGTGCGTTTAAACATACATTTTACTGCAATATTCATTACAAATAAATCACATACCCCACTTTACAGGCCATATATCATTTCTAGCCTTTTATGGTCACTATGTCATTTAAGCCTGGCACCATCCCTCTAGCcacacttgtcctcattagggtcacaggtgagctggaacctatcccagcacTTTTAGGGCAAAAGGGGGGCTAtaccagtcaatcacaagacACTTttgacaaataaccattcacacaaTTTATAGTCTGCAATTGACctaacgtgcatatttttgggcTGTGGAAAAAGCTGGAGTACAATACAGGAAGTagcatcatttattaacaaaCCAAGAGAAACACaggatattttaacatttttattattaaaatattcacCTACAAAATGGCCTATAAACACTATTTACAGCATAACGAGCAGTGATGCCtgctaatacataataataaaagatatTTTACACAGAAAACACCGCGCCATTCTCTGGGGGGGGACATGAATCCATGTGACGCTCGTTAAATCCATccaaaatgggggggaaaaaactggcagtcataaaaaaactaaatttgaTGAATGACAAATGGCGTAGTTTTCATTCACGCGATTGCTCCTTGAGCCTGAAAGGTTCTTCAGTGTGTTCTGACAGGGTTCCGCGGCATAAACGAGAGCATGACCGGTCACTTCAAGTACATTATAAACACCGAAATGGAAAGGCTGGAGGTGTCAGAGTGCTGTGGAATAGAAAAACACACAGAGATGATGACATTTTcacaacattgtacaaaaaaatacagtggaacctaaaAAGGACGGACAAGATCTTTCCCATGAAGCAAAGCGAGCAGAATTTCTCAACAAAAGTTCCCAtcggaaataaaataaattagttcCAGGGTGAAACTGGCACTAATGTAGCAGTCTTAACTTCACGCAGGGGTAAAAACAAGTTAAGACTATTAAGAGgtcaaatgcatatttttttaaagcttttttaaCCTAGCTGGCATAAAATTAACACAACAGTACCTCTGAAAACCAGTGATGCcgcaaaaaaaacagaaaagtgcCACAGTTTCCCCCATCTTGTGAATTACACCATAAacattagtcctacatttattttatctacatatttaaattccttgaccatgaaaacataccatggaagggtttgaatgacttaacgaatgttaacatgctaacgttagcatcctaacacctagcataatagcgcTAAGTGTGTAAATGCCTCCCttagaaaatgctaaaaatgttagtatgttatcatgctaacattagcatgctaacacatagcatgTGTTAGCATGTAAAAGTGTCTGCTTAAGTTCATATTtatgaaaattgcaaaaaatgctagtatgctcatgttagcatgctagcaatgctaacgtaAGCATGCTAACACCCAGCATGATTGCGCAATGTAacgggaaggctaaatgtccccaacaagtgctctgaccatttgttttgtggagttatttgcacaaatgccgaaaaagGTCCTATTTTATAATGTTAAAGAatcttttaaaaaattcctggatccagacggtgatccagatcccatttccgacaattcttGAAATTTTCATGCAAATCCATTCCATCCAGTTCATGATGTGATTATTGTCATGACtatgtgatcattttcattatttattattattatgcggTAATTCTCATGATAATTGTCATTATGCGATACCTCTCGTTATGAATTCTCATGATTTTGCAAAAATTGTCATGTGATAATTCTCATTATGCGATACTTCTCATTTTTATGAGATCCTTACCATGGTCATATGATCATTCTCGTGACTGTGAGAATTCTCATGATGTGATCATTCTCATGATGTGATAActtttatttcttcttattattatgtgGTAATTCTCATGCTCATTGCCATTATGCGATACCTCTCATTATGAATTCTTGTGATTTTGCAAGTATTGTCATGTGATAATTCTCATTATGCGATATTTCTCATTTTTATGAGATCATTATCATGGTTATATGATCATTCTTGTGACTGTGTGATAATTCTCCTTATGTGATCATTCTCATGCAGTGATACTCATTGCGATACCTCTCATTACTGTGTTATAATTCTCATGTGATAACTGTCATAATTATGTCATCATTTCCGTTCTATTGTCATTACATTGTCATCATTATGCAATAATTACGTGAGCATTTTCACTACATAATAATTCTCATTATGCGATCAGTCTCATATGATAATTCTCATTAGTGATACCTGTCAATGTTGTGTGATTATTGTCATGATCATGTGGTAATTCTCATAATcatgtgatcattttcattctATGATCATTGGcattattgtcatcattatgcAATAATTACGTGAGCATTTTCACTACATAATCATTCTCATTATGTGATCATTCTCATATGATCATTCTCATTAGTGATAACTGTCATTGTTGTGTGATCATTCTCGTGAtcacgtgatcattttgatcatTGGCATTATTATGCAATAACTGTCATGATTATGTGATCATTTTCCCTACATAATAATTCTCATGTGATAATTGTCATGATAGGATAACTCTCATGATGATGTGATCATTGTCATCATGTGCTAATTgcagtgatgatgatgttgaAGCAAACCAACCTTCACTGTTGCCTGCTGGTTCTTCTGActgagaagaaggagaagatggAAGTGATTGTTGGAAGTGATTGACACCATCAGCACTGTGAACTCACCCAGACTTTTCTTGGGCAGCGTGGACTGGCACGTTTCTCTGTAGCAGACATCCTGCTGCACCTTGTAAGTCCTTCTGTACCTGCAAGGACATGTGGAGGCGCTCTGACTGACTGCTGTGTTTGACTGACAGGTGACAGGTGACTTACAGGTAATGGCAGACGCCGCCCTCCCACACGGGTACGCTCTTCGTTTCCGAGTAGAGGCGGGTGCACGGGTGAGGCACGCGCTGGCACACTGGAGGAAGAAAACAAATCTATTGTCAACAAGGGAGCGATGTGGGAAGGTCGTTGATGGATGCTTTTAGGAAAGAAATGTTGAAACAGTCCCAAGCCGATGCTGGAGGTGAAGGAAAGGTGCCATCCAGTGTAACTTCACACGCCtgccaaaatgttttttctcccaaTCCGCGcagcatgttgtttttttggggttttttttacaattcagCTGCAAACGATTCAATTCCTGCAGTGGTAAAGACACTGGATGCATAGTCTTACCCCTGTGTTGCTTGCACATTCGTTTGTGAATTTGTCCGGAGACATAAgggaataaatatatataatatatatatatatatatataaatatatatatttggattGTCTTCTTTATGAATGTTCCTCTGCATGTCTTTTACTTTGTACAGTAtctcttttatttttatatgtatattttagttattttttactCATTAGACTCCTGTTAAGCACTGTGGTCAGcggttgctgttttttaaaaaaagggttTGAGAAATACAGTTGGCTTAACATTTGTTCATTTATAATCTGCCAAGGGGATGAtcttttgattattattatttgtttatttactttttatgaCGCCTCAAAGAAATCCAtgttttggatttttattttcactttttttgtttttccttttttaaaaagttatttcacttttgttaacatttttgacaatatAGCGGTGAATAAtacatttcaataaataacaaaataataatatattttttattatattaaatcaaATTGGAATTGTTCATGTACATTTCCAATTTTTGGCGgcatttttatgtattgttattattgatgATTGTTGGTTTGACTATTTATACTGTGGCGAGATTatgcttttattattgtttgtttattttttaataggatgatgccccccaaaaatgcagtttaaaaaaactaactaaaactaactaaaactaaaactaacAATAGTAACATGAATAGTAAAGtattgatattattataatataaaaagtattaataatacatttttttaaatgacttttgttaacatttttgtttacGTTTTACTAGAATgatgccccccccaaaaagcattttaaaaaaatgtaactccttttttgaaatgattttacttttgttaacatttttgttatgtttttgtttattttttaataggaTGATGCCCCCAAAAAATCCAggttattacattttttgagatttttttaaaatttgtatttatgtatttatttatttttacttttaacatTGTTGTCAATATCCTTCAATATATCAATGACTAACACATTTTAAtgtataacaaaataataataaactttttAATAAATTCATTATAATCTGGCAAAGAAATTATGTTTTGattaatatttgtacatttttaatagGATGATGCCCCCCAAAAATACaggtttaaaattttttttgaattacactttttaaaaattgctttacttttgttaatatttttgatgaTATTCCACAATAAATCCGTgaataataaatgttaataaataacaaaacaataataataatttgaaaatGAAATTTAATGAAATCGGAATTGTTCATGTACATTTCtaatttttttggtatttttaagtatttatttcCTTTGTCTTCTTCATGATTATGATTGTTGGCTTGACATTTCTTCATTTATAATCCTATCTGCCATGGAGACGATGTTTATACTAGTTtttggttatttattttttaattcaatgacacccacccccaaaaaatcagtgtttttaaaatgttaatgtcacttctgttaacatttttgacaatatCCCTTAATACATCAGTGATTAATaagttaaaaaacaacaacaaaataataagaaCAACATTTTAAGAGATTAAAAATGTTCATGTACATTtaaatcattttctttttaatttatatgtatttattttttgcatttatttatttttcctcttcatgattGTGATGGTTTagcatattattttatattaactGTTTTAACGTATCCGTGGATGCATGATGAAACATTCATCTTATAGTCGGTCACTTAAGGGCTTTTGTGCATCTTCCTTTACGCAGCCTTCCGACCACGTGAATGCGTATAAAAGAATGACGTACACGGGCTCTTCCAAATAGAGGGAATCAAAAATAGCGGCACTGTATTCATGTTACGTATTCACGCCCCCAAGCCTCAACCGTCAGAAACCAGGAGGACCTTGACGACGGGGTTTTAAACACCAGTCTGAGACGTTTGTTTGTAATTCAAATCCCTGCAAGACATTCCCCCAGTTTTGGCTAATTTGCAAAGCTTTTCATGCTGTGACTCTGGATGAGCGCGTGCTAACATGCTGACATTTGCATCAATACTTAAAAGCCAGACAGTCTGGGCCGTTAAAAGAGCTTCTTGGCTGCTCGTCAGTGTGTTTtgaataaaacatttacatgCCACTGGCCCCCCGCCTGAGGCCTGAAGCATAGGATGCAAAGCCCAATACTACAATAATTTGGTAAGACCTGAAAAGTTCATTTTGatatccagtaatccctcgtttatcattaatgtttattatttagctccagacccgaccatgataagtgagttttcaccaagtaggattctttatttataaatgtgatatgttcgtagttacagcatagaaaacatgtttctaattagagccctctagacatgaaataacacccctatagtcacctttacactcctataatcccagtatagtagacataatagcataaatgacgtcatttaagacatagatACTGTAAGACTtgtactcgtgtgtgtgtgtgtgtgtgtgtgtgtgtgtgtgtgtgtgtgtgtgtgtgtggtggtgcacacaggaagtgatggtgagttttagcttgtttgtgggttacggccacaacagtagctcgtgttagggattattgtgcctgttgtgagatcattcaaagctgcaataaaagcctgttgttccgacgaTCACGTTCGGTGGTTGTGTATCTCacacaacattacagtaacattacctaCTGGCcagggtagaatactacatatcaccgcAACGTCTTTGAAAGTGTCTTCTGAATGTTTCTATTTTCCTTCTTTAAGCaattttcatgttttaaaatgcTTAACTGGGGCAGAAAtgtataaaatttgcttaaatatacatatttttttttttactaataggtcgtattcaaccatgacacATCATGATTCATTAATATCTGCAAAATAGCCAAAATAGTGTGAAATGGCGAGGGACGCGTTTAAAACCCTTTAAgctagttaaaaaaatatgtagctTTGCATTCACGTGGACAAGTTAGCAGACGGGAGCTAAAAACGCTAACAGAAAAGTAGCCTGACTAGGCTAGCAACATGAATCAGTAAGAATATGAATCAGTAACTTGATTTAAACAATGAGTTCATTGCTATTTGCAGTATTTTAGGGTACTAAGGCGAaaatcaggtgtgtgtgtgcgtgtgtgtgtgaacatacACAGCTCACACCGCCGGCCTTTGAAGCCGGCGGTGCACTCGCAGACAAACGAGTCGCTTCCACTCGCGCATGTTCCGCCGTTCAAGCACGGCAGACTGCGGCAGTCCTGGGCCGACTctgaaagacaacaaaataagatCAACATCCACAAAAACAAACCCGGTTTGAAGCCCACAGGTTTTTGTTCACCACACAGAGCTGTAAAAAGCAGTGACAAAGCTGTCATGTGAATGCCTGACCAATAGAGGGCGACGTCACTGTGTAAAGCAAACTTTCCacagtgtccaaactttttccaccccaAAAATATTTgggatattttttatttttgtaaaaaatgctaaaaacaatcCAGTATAACAAGTTTTATACAtttatagaaaaaaacaaaacatgatgcATGTTAGCTTTGTCTTATTAGCATCATCATTTACCCCCCAATCCCCAACAcacacttttaatttttttttttttttaattagcttcaTGCAGCAAATGCCCCccgggttgcactttggacgcccgtAGTCTAAAGAAATATggcacacatgcacaacaaCTTCTTTTGTCAAGTCTTAACCAAAAACGCATAAAACGCTGTAAAACAAACGCAACTGGAAAATGCTgctgcaaccccccccccccaaaaaaaacggATACAACCTTTCCACTTCCGATATGATACCAACattgcagccttgagtatcGGCTGATATCTGTATCAATCCATtcgatatcagcacaaatcatacatatttTAATGACTGTGATATT harbors:
- the LOC129188294 gene encoding H-2 class I histocompatibility antigen, Q9 alpha chain-like, whose translation is MNLLLFFLLAVKMHSVASVIHSLKYFQAASSQVPNFPEYVSVGYVDEVQIVHYDSNSKKVEARQDWMNKITAEDPHYWQTETEISVVSEQVYKNNIEILKELFNQTGGVHIYQWMGGCEWDDETDEVNGWDQRGYDGEDFISLDMKTWTYTAAKQQAFPTKLKWDHNKLQLDSQKYYYTEHCPFYLKKYVNHGRDVLMRTELPKVYLLQKTSSSPVSCLATGFYPDRADLFWRKDGEELHVDVEHGEILPNHDGTFQMSSNLKVEVTPDVEGKYECVFQLSGAEEDIVTKLERRSILSNASRKDNLSVAVTATVLAVAVLLVAIIIVIVKRFRNRQAHYHPAGCPTAGDGGTELSERMTAEGRVRHSSRHTVS